One Burkholderia sp. WP9 genomic window, GCCTGCTCGTCGCCTAAAGCGAGCGATGCGTTGGTTCGAACGGGTTGGGATGACACGTGAGCGCTCCTCAGAGACACAGCACCGGCCCACCGGCCCGCCGGGTCTCCAATATGTTTTGTTATGGACTGGCAGCGGTTTGCTGCGCTTCTTTGGGTTGCAAGGCAGACACGCGCCGTGGGTTCGACGTGCGGTGCGTGCCGGTTCAGCTTCAGTACTTCATGACCACGAGACGGGTTTGGGTGAATTCGAGCATGCCGTGCTTGCCGTCGTCGCCGCCGAGGCCCGAACGTTTCCAGCCGGCGTGAAAGCCCTGATACGGATCGGCCGGCGTACGGTTCACATACAGCTCGCCTGCCTCGATGCCGTTGGCGATCTTCATCGCACCGCGATAGTTCTCCGTATACAGCACCGACGACAAACCGAATTGATGGTCGTTGGCCATCTCAAGCGCTTCGTCCAGCGTGCGGTATTTGACGACCGGCATGATCGGACCGAACGTTTCTTCCTGGATGATTTCCATGTCCTGGCGGCAGTTCGACAGTAACGTGGCCGGGTAGAAGAAGCCTTTTCCTTGCGGCAGCTTGCCGCCGGTTTCGAGCTTCGCGCCTGCCGCGACCGCACGTTCCACCATCGCGTGAATCGACTGGCGTGACGCTTCGTTGACGAGCGGCCCCATCAGCGAGGGCTGTTCGCTGCGATCGCCGCTTTCCACCGCGCTCATATGCTTTTTCAGCAGCGCGACGAACCGGTCATGCACGCTTTCCTGCACGTAGACCCGTTCGATCGCCGTGCACAACTGACCGCAGTGCGTGGTCTTGGAAGCGACCAGGTCGCGCGCGGCTTTCTCCAGATCGGCATCGGCCTCGATAATCGCGGGCGTCTTGCCGCCCAGTTCCAGCGATGGCTTGGCGATATTCGCCTTGCAGTAGTCGAGTACCTTGCGGCCCGCGCCGACGCTGCCCGTCAGCGTGATCATGCCGACCTTGGGATGCGTGCAGAGCGCTTCTGCGGTCGCATGATTCATCGCGAGAATGTTCACCACGCCCGCGGGCATACCGGCCTTCTC contains:
- the aldA gene encoding aldehyde dehydrogenase, translating into MRLDRNFANGRFNEPATGTAGSELIAVYNPATEAVIAHVTGATEAEAIAAVEAAAVAQKGWRKLPSTERAAYLHKLADALTECAPAIGAALALESGKSVADATNEAIYAGQITRYHAEWARRIEGEVIPSDAPDENLVLHREPIGVVACLIPFNYPVYTFMRKVAPALIAGNTVVVRPSNNTPTSAFEIAKAVEKAGMPAGVVNILAMNHATAEALCTHPKVGMITLTGSVGAGRKVLDYCKANIAKPSLELGGKTPAIIEADADLEKAARDLVASKTTHCGQLCTAIERVYVQESVHDRFVALLKKHMSAVESGDRSEQPSLMGPLVNEASRQSIHAMVERAVAAGAKLETGGKLPQGKGFFYPATLLSNCRQDMEIIQEETFGPIMPVVKYRTLDEALEMANDHQFGLSSVLYTENYRGAMKIANGIEAGELYVNRTPADPYQGFHAGWKRSGLGGDDGKHGMLEFTQTRLVVMKY